The sequence below is a genomic window from Lycium ferocissimum isolate CSIRO_LF1 chromosome 9, AGI_CSIRO_Lferr_CH_V1, whole genome shotgun sequence.
gtgcaaatgacccaataCCAATTTGGGCTGAATTCTTCATATTTGTTGGACCTTTGGACCAAATAGCTTTGGGTGCAATTGCACAAAGAGCCGATTTTGGCAACCATTTAAGCCACAGCctaaattcataattttttcaAGTTTAACCACTTcaattaaagtttaaaaaatcaCATATAAAGTTATAAATATTGTTGACTTTTGACATATTGTTTGTTCAAGCAAACTTTCAATATACGCATCTGAAGTTTGGCCTCGAACATGTATATCTAAATTTTCAAAGATGTATGTCTATTTGAAACCGAGAGAGTTTTTCTAAAGTTTGAACTGCCAAACTTCGTCTCTGCCAATGTTTTAAAGTTTTGCTAGTAACACcgatttaatttaaaattcagTTTTTATATTCACAATTAAAGATACACTTCCTCAAGTTCGCAGCAATGGTGATTTTTAGGTGGTGTTTTAATTTATTCCATGAGATCTTGTATATAAGAGTTgctgaatattttttttctcctattGATAGGCTTTGTCTCAAGCATTATACTTCAATTTTGCGTACAATATATTCCAAACACATTAttgtataaaacttaaaaataaaaaaaaataaaaaataaaaagacgaAAAGACATAAGTgaggtagttttttttttctaaaagaaaattATCTATACTGGTTAGCAGTTAAATATTTGAAAAGACTGACTATAgaataagtaaaaatgaacgtAAAATGTTATATAAATCCTTCCCCCCTCGTTATTTTCTGGTCCTTACTCCTTACACACAACAAACATACATGGACTTTTAGATAGAATATGTTATAATTCAAAGGTAATAGCAACATCCCATAATTTAAGTATTAAACTGATAAACATAAGTAATTCAGGGAATTTTTTTAGATATTAactctattattattatattactccctctttttcaatttttatgagtgtatttgaatggtacaaagtttaagaatgaaagacAGACGTTTGAATCTTATGGTCTAAAACTTGACAAATAAAATTTTGTGCCTAGAATCATTTTATTAAAGGTAAATTGAGAACTTTAGAATTAAATTGTTGCTAAACATATAAATGTGTTTTTTTAGGATCAACTAATAAAGAAAGCGTGTCATGTAGattgaacggagggagtactatattTACGGTCacattaagagcccgtttggattagctgaaaaaaagtgacttttaagcataagtgcttaaaatacttttaagtgctgaaagttattttataaataagcagttacgtgtttggataaaagtacttaaagggtttttagaagtaaggTTAATATtgaaattaacagaaaatataagaGATAAAAGGTTAAACGTCAAACCAAAAacattttaagcaaaaaaaaaaattgaaagcctAACTGATTTTCACTTATTGAAAGacttttaacttaatttaaattgttttctatttttatcaaacactctaataagttaaaaatgacttataagttggtcaaccagcttataagccaatccaaacaggctctaaatctACACATcacggaaaaagaaaaatagaaaacgcAAAAATCCTTGTCACTCCACAGTGTTCAAAGTTTCAAATCACACTCCCAAAGCACAGTCCAATTCAAGATCCAATCTTTTCACACATTTTCTACAcaaaactttcttgaaatttcctcaaatttcttaaaaaatttcccGAACTCAACAACCCCACATTAAATCCCTTCAAAATCCCATTTTTAACCTTCCAATTGAACCCTTTAATTGTTACAACTCACCACAGGCTTACCCTGTTATAGCTTAGTATAGTTGAAGGTGTTAAATACCCATTTCTTATTTCACTTTCAGATTTTGAGAAATGACTAAAATGTTCCCTTATCTTTAATAGTAGTTTTAAATTAGTCCCTTAAGTATATCTTGATCAGTTTTGACCCTTTAAGTTTATGAAAAGTAATCCCCGTCAGATATTTACCAATCTTTAATAGTTAAATTTCTatggaaattgtgaaatttaaaaatattaaatgaaaACCCACATTTGGGTGTAcaaattttgtaattttcatTATTATTGATCTATTTCAAGATTTAATTTTGGTTAAACTTATTAAGGCATAATTTTGATGcttaatttttgttaaattttgtcTGATTATTTGGTTTATTATTTTCTGCTTCTGATATGGTTTTCTTATTCACAAGATTCTTTGGAATGTTGACGAAAATATTCTTGAAGTAAAATGGCAAATTCTTGGAGAAGAAACCAACAAATCAAGATCTTCACACCCAAAaatctccttcttttcttcttcacttctcttcttcttctcattttcctttatCTCACTTCACAAACCCAAATTCCAAAACCCATTAAATCCCTTAAAAATCCCATTTTTACCCCTCCAATACAACCCTTTAATTGTCATAATTCACCACAAGCTTACCCTATAATAGCTAGTATAGTTGAAGGTGTTAAatacccttttcttttttcactttcagatTTTGGTAATTTACCTGAAAAACCCCATAAGAATATTCAAAGAATACTTAAAGGTAAACCCTTTAGAAAACCTGATATATCAGGGACTATTCAAGAATTATTGGAAAAAATGAAGGGTCAAAATGGTAAAAATGGGATTTTTATTGATGTTGGAGCTAATGTAGGAATGGCTAGTTTTGCTGCTGCTATTATGGGGTTTAAAGTTTTGGCATTTGAACCTGTTTTTGAGAATTTACAAAAGATTTGTGAAGGTATTTATTTTAATAGAGTTGGTGATTTAGTTGAGGTTTATGAAGCAGCTGTTTCAGATCATAATGGGAATATTACCTTTCACAAGGTACTTTTTTTGCTAAAtttggtgtgtatatatatgtttagggTTTATTTTCTGGTTGTATATAGTTTCCTTAATTATTTACGTGGATGTGTTTGATTGGGCGCGAAATAGCGTTTAATAATTGTGGTTAAAATAAGCGATAGAtgtttgtgtggttataaatcatttcattaagggtaaaatggtcacaactgagtaaaaaggaaaatgtgtTGCATAATATGGTATGGAGGGATTACCTAAGTTAATTGTATGGCACTTGTGTTTGGTTTTTTAGCAGTTTTGATATGTAGCTTGATTATGTTAAATTTGATAGTGTAACTAGTTTGCGAAATAGAATTCGTGTAACTCGGACATAACATAGCTAAAGAACCGACTTTTCGCcgtaaggggtcatttggtagggTGTATTAGGTAGAATAATGTTGGGACTGTGCAAGAATTGTTGGAAAAAATGAAGGGTGAAAAGGGAATTTTAGTTGatatttgtggtctaaaataagcatAGATAGATATTTGTGTGTCTGTAAATCATTTTAGTGAGGGTAAAATGGGAGGTTTAAAGTGTCATTGTTTggaacggactaaaaaggaaaaattgttgcataaattgggacggagggagtttCTATGTTAATTGTATAGCACTTGTGTTTGTGTTTTTAGCAGTTTTGATATCTAGCTTGATTATGTGAAATTTGATAGTGTAACTAATTTGCTAAATAGAATTCGTGTAACTCGGACATAACATAGCTAAAGAAATGACCTTTTGCCGTAAGGGGTCATTTTGTAGGATGTATTAGGTACAATAATGCCGGTACAAAATTTTAGTACAATGTGGTTGCAAATTTAAATCCGGGACAACTAATACCAGTATTATTTATACACCCTATTCAGATCATAATGGGAATATTACCTTTCATAAGGTATTTTTCAGTTTAATTTGGTTTATATGAGTATTTAGGTTATTTCTTTTGCTGATATGGTTTGTTTTTTATGTTCTAAGTCGAGCATTCATTGATTAATTGTATAGTACTTGTTGTTTCGTTGTAACTTAGCAGTTGGGTATCTAGGCTCTAGCTTGACCGTTGCTGCGAAATTTGATATAGTAACTAATTTCTAAATAGCATCCGTTTAACTCGGACATAACATAGCTAAAGAACTGACCTTTACCATAACATTCCCCAATCGATGGCTCTGAATTGATTCAATTACTTCATCTGTCTTATTTGAACTGACGCTTTAGctcaaaaaaaattgtcccaaaataattttcactttaggaattcaagactaATATTGACAATTGTTTCCAACTATACTCTTAACATTGAAGAAGTAGTTCTTTTAATAGGAGTAATTTAGTAAACTATACCTTTTGTTTATTGTTTTCCTTTATGGGCATGAAAAGAACTAAAACGATAGTTaaaatgggatggagggagtatatgaaATCATGAGTAGTTATTCTTTGTTTGTGTTTTCCTTTATCATTTTGGACCTATGTGAGATGGAAGTCCGAAGGAGAAATAAATGACACTCATTCCGTTTTCACCTTATGAGCCTGTTGCTGATTCTCAATGACTGCTGTGGGGATTTGAATGATATTAtttaccttaaaaaaaaaaaaaaaataataataataataactaaataaaagaaaaaaaaaggccccttgagacaaacaaattgaaacgaagGGGGTatgttttttgttattttgttagccACCGCACtgaaagttcttcttttcatgtatttgtTCTTAGTTGGTTGGTCGGCTCGACAATAGCGCTGTCTCAGCCACTGGTGCCAAGTTGGCTTTTAAGTCAAATGAACAGATTGAAGTTCAAGTTAAAACTATTCCTCTTGATGAAGTTATCCAAGAAACGGAGCGTGTTCTGCTCATAAAGATAGATGTTCAAGGCTGGGAGTATCATGTACTTAAAGGAGCATCAAAGTTATTGTCGAGGAAGAAAGGTGAAGCACCTTACCTAATCTACGAGGAAGACGAGCGATTGTTGCAAGCCAGCAATAGCAGTGCCAAGGAAATCCAAGAGTTTCTTCAGAGTGTGGGATACAACCATTGCACTCAACAGGGTACAGATGCACACTGCACAAAAACAGATTGACATGGttattcattttcaaaaacACTTCAGAATCAATACATgaaattctgaaaatttttgCTACACGATCAACTATCAAAATTTTTTGTGTGATAAGCTTAGAGTGGTTGGAGACCGAGGACCTGAGGGGCCAGTTGTTCAATGTCGAGCTCTACTTTTTCAGGAATTGGGCAGGGTGACTGATAGCATGCTGAGGGGACTGCAAAAATACTAATTTTGCTGATAGGTTTGTGGTTGGGTAAAGTGAATGATGACTTTGGTTAGTGGCAGGATGTTTTCTCACACTTTTTGCTTTTTGGTTTCTAGATATGTAATGTGTGCACAGGCCATTTATAGTGGTTTTCTTGTAGAGGTTGTTGCATTGGTCTGtgttttttcccttctttttctctttgtttcCATTGGTGAACTTGTTGATCATTAAGTACGTCTaatataattctttttaatGACTTCAATGTAGTGTATGGGTGGATGACTGACCATTTAATGATGGatcaaatatggatattatatGTATTATCCAAATATCCGTATTATCAATACCCATTTGTCTGCTcgttatttttcatgaattcttgcttCCGGGAGTCTAAGCTTATTTGGCTTTTCGCTCGTGTTCTCACCTGACTATTCCTAAAACTATGGATAATACAGATATCGCTAGTATCCTTTGGTTAACCcgttttttttctccatgttaaATATGGGCTGGCTGGTTATTTTATCCGTTTTTGTTTAACCCGTTTTCGACCCGCCTATTTGCCATCCCCTTTTTGTTGGCTGTCTTCTTTGAAACTGTGTGTATGATGCTCTATAAGTGTGCAGGTCAAATTACATTAATGATCCTGAGAAAATAGTTGATTAGTGGTGTTTCAAGATAAACCTTCATTAATAGCATCTTTTCCAAGTTAATACTTCTTCTGTGTTTAATGAGGTCAAATTTGTTGTTAGGTGGAGAGTTGTCTTAAAACACTTATATTCCTTTTCTCCATCTGCTTTATGGCATTAAAATCACCTTTTACTTCTCCATTATGAGTGGCTGTTTTCACATGTAAAAGGGTGAAAACAAAGTGTGATTGAAGCTCCAATTGTTGAAATCCACTGCTGCAAAGTTTAAGCCCCACCCAACTACTGTGAGAACAAAGTAGACGGGCAAAAAAGGATTCTATGTGCAGATGTGAAAGCTCTATCAATAGAAATATTCTAGCTTATTTCTACTTAGAGAGGACTGGTTCCCTTGTAAGGATTGCAAACCCATCCAAATCACTTACAAGGAAAGAGAAAATTATGTTGGGAGTAAGAATCGAAAGTCATAGTTCGTTAGACAAGGCCAACGTGTTGTGCATCTTTGGTGTTTTGCTTGTGGAATAGAAAGTTATAAAATTAATAGAACCTAAAATGAATAAAACACTAGATAGATGATGAATAGAAATCACTAAAACTGCTAGTAATACCACTTAAAAGGGAGGATAGACCATCCACAAAGTTGCTCATTGGCTTCACCTTAGACGTTCATGAAAGGAAACATTGACAAAATGTCTTATCTCATTCTAAAGTACGAATCGAGTTATAACATCTGGGAAAACAAAGCCTTCTTGTTAGAAGGTTCACATAtatttgagaagaaataaagCCAATTTGGCTGCCCTCATTGGTAAGAATACACATGTTTAACCGGGGGATAGATTTATTGCAGCAATATGGTCAATTTGGTTAATGTAATGTTAGGATTTACAAGTTTCAATGGATGGTTTGAGAATTATCCATTGCAACAATTTGAGCTAGCTGCAAAACTCAACAGGGAAATGATAGAGCAGATACAAACATGTTAGGTCGAATAGCTTAATTGACACTCCTACTTGCACCGTTTTTGACATCCCTGTCCCCTTACTTGACGGGGTTCATCCCAACACTAAAGTTATTCAAAACTAGTTTTTTAAACGCCTCTTACCATTGACCGAGCTTATGTGGCATTTAAGGGTGCTGGTTCTAGAATTCTAGTTCAAGCTAGTTTACTTCAGGCCTCTAAATGTAACCTGCAGAATCTTCAATTTGCCTACAGTGATACCTCAACATTGAACTCTTGCTACTTTCTCCTAGCCTTTTTCACTGATAACTGAAATGTTTCTTTTAACATGGTATCCAACCAACTTGTGCACTTCCACTAATCCATTGGGTACGTTTTACCTCCCACCAGTACAAATACCGAATTACTTTGCCCACTGGCTTAGACAAATGGGAATAAACAAATACCCTGATACTTAGCAGTTGAGCTTTATGATGGTTTAGCTGCTAACTCAGATTGCAACTCATGCTTTTTCAGATATCAATAAAGAACGAAGAGAATGCCACCGGGGCTTCGGTTCAGTGGCAAACACACGACATATAATGTATGAGTGAGACACACGTCATGAGAACTCTGCTACTAACCAAAGAAGTCTtatatttaagtggagaaagATAGAGAGGTAGACTAATTAATATTCACCGAGTTTCGAACCATGCGTCAGATGACGTTTCGAGATTTCTCAGTTATCgaggaataaataaataagtaaacaaaCATGAAAGACAATGTACATTGATAAACTACATCTAAGGAAATGTTATAACTGAGGATCATATCAATACCTTTGCTAcaatgttgttctttgaaaaatgCTTGTTTTGTGAGTTGTGATCTTGACCATGAAACTGATACGGAAAATTACTTGTTcctctattttgaaaaacttcACTTCTCCACCATAGCTTAATACAGTTGCTTCATGttctttttgtaaaaaaacAGTCAAAATACATCAATGAACTTCACAAGAATGTCTTAAGACTTGTGACTCAAATAAGACAACCTTTAAGTTCCAAGAACTGTTAGATACTTCCAAAAATTACTGGAAAAAGTGTCTGCATCTCTCTTTAAAATAAAccgaaaaattggaaattttagCTACCATAGCTCCCAGTTTATAGATGACAAATTTCTGTTGACACTGAAAAAGCCAATTGGCAAACCTCACTTAGAGCAAGGATTGACTTTTACTAACTTCTAGGTGAGGGTGTCAATTGCGTGGGCTATATTTTGGGCAAGCTCAAATGGTCGAAGCGCACATATACCCTattttgaaattactatttaAGTCATACTTGTCGTGCCTAAAATTCACAAATATACTGCTTCACAACAACTTTAGCTATTCTAGGCCGAATTCAGTCATTTTTTGCATGAACTTAAGCCATAGAAAACTTTAGACACCGCAAAGTAGAgatgccaattttttttaaaaaaataggatGCATATTAGATAACGGTATTCAAATAGGGCACCCGTGAATTTTTTACATTTAATATGGACTAATTGATGAAGGGTCATGTTATAATACACTCAATTTTTGCTAGGGCCAAGATGTGTGTGTCAATTGCGGGCTAAATAATGAATCATAAACCATCTCGCTGTACTCAAATTTcgtatttgttttttattttttcattttaatttatataattaCCTAATCAAACTACTCCTTCCGTTCACTTTTCCTTATCTTCTTTGAACTTTTCAcgttgtttaagaaataataaatggaaCACATAATTTACCAATATACCCTTATTAATTGATGCacatttttattggatttgaaaaatgatttgaagtgaataattaatattataggtaaaacagaaaaaaaaaattgtcttctcttgatatACTAAAAGTGGCAAGTAAAactaaaaatctatttttagaatattggacaagtaaaagtgaacggagggagtatttccTCTCTCCCAAAATGAGTGTCAtcttaacaaaaaaaagtttgctCCAAAATAAGTATCATCATAGGAATTCAAGATAAAATTGGCAAGTATTTCCAACTACGGCCTTAACATTAAAGAAGTTGTAGTCTTCTTTAATATTGATCAATTCTCAAAATACAGCTAATAAATAGGGATAgtttaataaattcaacattatattttttgatttcttaataAACGTGACTTTTCTTTAgggtgacacttattttgggacggaggggaGACCAATCCAAAAGATTATCTAggatgacacttattttgggaagAAAAAAGACACAACTCCCtcagtttcaatttatatgatacacttttctttttactcaataaaaaaaaaggacatattttcttatttagccataatttaactttaaaatttactttttaCGCTTAACCAGATAATTTACAATCACACAACTATCTTTGccttattttagatcacaagattaaaaaatcgtcctttattttttaaatttcgtaaCAAAACTATTGcgtataaattgagacggaaggagtataaGTTAAATCCGATATTTTATATTACTACTACTTTTGGCTCACTAGGATAAAGGTTATATCAGTCATTTTATTTTAGATATTTAGAGCAACGGTGGGGAGAGACCAAAAGGAGTGTGCCTTATCTAGTAACATGCGGTTGCATGTTTTCGTTATTACCAACAACATTTTAGCACTTCAAACAACTGCTTCACTGTTCCCAATTcacttcttattttctttcactaAATTTAGAAACTattaaatttattgttttaatgGCAAATTCTCTGTGTTTCACCCCCTTAGCTTCCTTGAATGTCAATAAACCAGGTATATTTCCAGTTTCCATTATTCTTGTACTTTTTATGCCTTTTTGCTTAA
It includes:
- the LOC132030851 gene encoding uncharacterized protein LOC132030851; this encodes MANSWRRNQQIKIFTPKNLLLFFFTSLLLLIFLYLTSQTQIPKPIKSLKNPIFTPPIQPFNCHNSPQAYPIIASIVEGVKYPFLFSLSDFGNLPEKPHKNIQRILKGKPFRKPDISGTIQELLEKMKGQNGKNGIFIDVGANVGMASFAAAIMGFKVLAFEPVFENLQKICEGIYFNRVGDLVEVYEAAVSDHNGNITFHKLVGRLDNSAVSATGAKLAFKSNEQIEVQVKTIPLDEVIQETERVLLIKIDVQGWEYHVLKGASKLLSRKKGEAPYLIYEEDERLLQASNSSAKEIQEFLQSVGYNHCTQQGTDAHCTKTD